Proteins from a genomic interval of Asticcacaulis sp. AND118:
- a CDS encoding heavy metal translocating P-type ATPase, producing the protein MSAPSLSPIRLQIEGMDCGACALKIEVALKRLPGTSDVAVSYQNETLSLQLDDTQTSLSKLEEQIRSLGFTSSLVTEETRSLPVKKPSLPLWKTGKGRLVLLTGLLLAAGLVLERLLPAYAVIITSVAALISVAPFAKRAVAGALAGSPFTIETLMSVAAIGAVAIGQGEEALTVIFLFAVGEVLETLAAGRARAGIEALISLVPRTARVVRDGQIVEVEAEALDIGDIAIVRPGDRVPSDGTVVDGASEVDESPVTGESVPVFKSIGADLYAGSINAHSELSVRITHKAADNTIARIIHLVEEAQESKAPTARFIDRFSQWYTPAAMLAAALVIIIPPLAFGQDWTTWIYRGLATLLIACPCALVISTPTAIASGLAAGARQGLLIKGGAALETLGKIKTVAFDKTGTLTRGKPQVTDIITFSADETEMLARAAAVEANTSHPLGKAIVEAARARALDIPATFGGSTAVPGKAVTARLRAGFVSVGSPAFAAEKAPLPEGATAKIQAMEREGKTVVVVMAGKSAEGLIAIRDELREDAAAAVKALQARGIATLMLTGDNQRTASAIAGQIGVDAEAELLPDAKLARISALASQAPIAMVGDGINDAPALAAASVGIAMGGGTDVALETADAALLRDRVTGVPELIALSKATLGNIWQNIALALGLKAIFLVTTLTGTTTLWMAILADTGATVLVTANALRLLAFKSRGK; encoded by the coding sequence ATGAGTGCTCCGTCCCTTTCGCCCATCCGCCTACAGATCGAAGGCATGGATTGCGGCGCCTGTGCCCTCAAAATCGAGGTGGCCCTCAAGCGGTTACCCGGCACGAGCGACGTGGCGGTATCCTACCAAAACGAGACCTTGTCCCTCCAACTCGACGACACCCAGACTTCGCTCTCAAAATTAGAAGAGCAGATTCGCAGTCTCGGGTTCACTTCGTCTCTGGTGACGGAAGAGACCCGGAGCCTGCCCGTTAAAAAGCCGAGCCTACCTTTGTGGAAGACCGGTAAGGGAAGGCTGGTGCTCCTGACGGGGCTCCTCCTGGCAGCGGGGTTAGTGCTGGAGCGCCTCCTTCCCGCATACGCGGTCATCATTACGTCGGTCGCAGCGCTGATCAGCGTTGCGCCCTTCGCTAAACGCGCGGTGGCCGGCGCTCTGGCGGGCTCGCCCTTTACCATCGAAACCCTGATGTCAGTGGCCGCCATCGGCGCCGTCGCCATCGGTCAGGGCGAAGAAGCCTTGACCGTGATTTTCCTCTTCGCCGTCGGCGAAGTTCTGGAGACCCTCGCCGCGGGCCGCGCTCGTGCTGGCATCGAAGCCCTCATAAGCCTGGTGCCTCGCACCGCCCGCGTCGTTCGCGACGGCCAGATTGTCGAAGTCGAGGCCGAAGCGCTCGACATCGGCGATATCGCCATCGTCCGCCCCGGTGATCGGGTGCCGTCAGATGGCACGGTTGTTGACGGGGCATCGGAGGTAGATGAATCGCCCGTGACCGGCGAGTCCGTGCCGGTCTTCAAGTCTATCGGTGCCGACCTCTATGCCGGTAGCATTAACGCCCATAGCGAACTGAGCGTCCGTATCACCCACAAGGCCGCCGACAACACGATTGCCCGCATCATTCACCTGGTAGAGGAAGCGCAGGAGAGCAAAGCGCCCACCGCCAGATTTATCGACCGCTTCAGTCAGTGGTACACCCCAGCCGCCATGCTCGCGGCCGCCCTCGTCATCATCATTCCGCCCCTTGCCTTCGGGCAGGACTGGACGACCTGGATCTACCGTGGCCTTGCCACGCTCCTGATTGCCTGTCCGTGTGCGCTTGTCATCTCCACCCCCACCGCCATCGCCTCCGGACTGGCCGCCGGCGCGCGGCAAGGGCTTCTGATCAAAGGCGGCGCCGCCCTCGAAACCCTGGGTAAGATCAAGACCGTTGCTTTCGACAAGACAGGCACCCTCACCCGCGGCAAACCGCAAGTCACGGACATCATCACCTTTTCAGCTGACGAAACCGAGATGCTGGCGCGCGCGGCAGCCGTCGAAGCCAATACCAGCCACCCCCTGGGCAAGGCGATCGTCGAGGCGGCACGCGCCCGCGCGCTCGATATACCTGCCACCTTCGGCGGATCGACGGCCGTGCCGGGTAAGGCCGTAACCGCCCGCCTGCGTGCCGGATTCGTCTCGGTCGGCTCGCCTGCCTTCGCCGCCGAGAAGGCGCCCCTACCCGAGGGCGCAACGGCCAAAATTCAGGCCATGGAACGCGAGGGCAAAACGGTCGTGGTCGTCATGGCCGGCAAGAGTGCCGAGGGCCTCATCGCCATCCGGGACGAATTGCGCGAGGACGCGGCCGCCGCTGTCAAAGCCCTGCAGGCGCGTGGCATCGCGACGCTCATGCTCACAGGCGATAACCAGCGAACCGCCTCAGCGATCGCTGGCCAGATCGGGGTCGATGCCGAGGCGGAACTGCTCCCGGACGCCAAGCTTGCCCGTATCTCCGCGCTCGCGTCCCAGGCCCCTATCGCGATGGTGGGCGACGGCATCAACGACGCGCCGGCGCTGGCCGCCGCGTCGGTCGGCATCGCTATGGGAGGCGGGACGGACGTGGCGCTTGAGACGGCGGACGCGGCCCTGCTGAGGGATCGGGTGACGGGCGTCCCCGAACTGATAGCCCTCTCCAAGGCGACACTTGGCAATATCTGGCAAAATATTGCCCTCGCCCTGGGCCTGAAGGCCATCTTCCTCGTCACGACACTGACCGGCACCACGACCCTGTGGATGGCGATCCTGGCCGACACAGGTGCGACCGTGCTCGTCACCGCCAACGCGCTGAGATTGCTGGCCTTCAAAAGCCGGGGCAAATGA
- a CDS encoding helix-turn-helix domain-containing protein, with protein MASEHFSIGDLSRATTTKVETIRFYEKSGLLPIPARTGGNYRIYEVTHLNRLSFIRRARDLGFSLDQVRALLALSDDRSQPCEAVDVIARGHRDEVERKIKDLQALKVVLDQVIESCRCNTIADCAIIESLAPDGAGREP; from the coding sequence GTGGCATCAGAACATTTTTCGATCGGCGATTTATCGCGCGCGACGACCACGAAGGTCGAAACCATCCGCTTTTATGAGAAGAGTGGGTTGTTGCCGATCCCGGCACGCACGGGGGGAAACTATCGCATCTACGAGGTCACGCACTTGAACCGCCTGAGCTTTATTCGCCGGGCTCGCGATCTCGGATTTTCGCTGGATCAGGTCCGGGCCTTGCTTGCGCTATCCGACGATCGATCGCAGCCCTGTGAGGCGGTCGACGTGATTGCCCGCGGCCATCGTGATGAGGTCGAGCGCAAGATTAAGGATCTCCAGGCGCTGAAGGTGGTACTTGACCAGGTGATTGAAAGCTGCCGGTGCAACACGATCGCAGATTGCGCCATTATCGAGTCGCTGGCCCCCGATGGCGCAGGGCGCGAGCCTTAA